One Chthoniobacterales bacterium genomic region harbors:
- a CDS encoding ATP-binding cassette domain-containing protein, whose translation MPSNSEAPANIIEVRDLTVGYGDVEVLKDISFDVRRGEVFVILGGSGCGKSTLLKHMIGLFPPMKGSVKIEGRDLVTAEGRERQDILKRIGVSYQSGALFGSMTLAENVQLPLTEYTDLPPAALDLLAWMKLRLVGLEKSRAKLPSELSGGMQKRAAIARAMALDPAVVFLDEPSAGLDPITSADLDALILRLRETVGTTFVIVTHELPSIYAVADRVIMLDKETKGIIAEGRPEDLRDHSDVPFVRQFFHREATEEAAA comes from the coding sequence ATGCCATCAAACTCTGAGGCGCCCGCCAACATCATCGAGGTGCGCGACCTGACGGTCGGCTACGGGGACGTGGAAGTGCTCAAGGACATTTCCTTCGACGTGCGGCGCGGCGAGGTATTCGTGATTCTCGGCGGCTCGGGCTGCGGCAAGAGCACGCTGCTGAAACACATGATCGGCCTCTTCCCTCCGATGAAGGGCTCGGTGAAAATCGAAGGCCGCGATCTCGTTACCGCCGAGGGCCGGGAGCGGCAGGACATCCTCAAGCGCATCGGCGTCTCCTACCAGAGCGGCGCGTTGTTCGGCTCGATGACGCTGGCGGAGAACGTGCAACTGCCGCTCACGGAATACACCGACCTTCCGCCCGCCGCCCTGGATCTCCTTGCGTGGATGAAGCTCCGCCTTGTCGGCTTGGAAAAATCCCGCGCGAAGCTCCCGAGCGAGCTGAGCGGCGGCATGCAGAAGCGCGCCGCCATCGCACGGGCCATGGCGCTCGACCCCGCCGTCGTCTTTCTCGACGAGCCCTCCGCCGGGCTGGATCCGATCACTTCCGCGGACCTCGACGCGCTCATTTTGCGCCTGCGGGAAACGGTCGGAACGACATTCGTGATTGTCACCCACGAGCTGCCCAGCATTTATGCGGTGGCAGACCGCGTGATCATGCTCGACAAGGAAACCAAAGGAATCATCGCCGAAGGCCGGCCCGAAGACCTGCGCGATCACTCCGACGTGCCCTTCGTGCGGCAGTTCTTCCATCGTGAAGCCACCGAGGAGGCCGCGGCGTGA